A region from the Catellatospora sp. TT07R-123 genome encodes:
- a CDS encoding cyclopropane-fatty-acyl-phospholipid synthase family protein, whose product MTVTPPTPADGWDATYQATPPWDIDRPQPALAAFATAGGLHGRLLDVGCGTGEHVLLAASLGLDATGVDIAPTAIRLAQQKAAARGVTAARFVLGDILSPTTRAELGGPYDTITDSGVFHTFTDDDRPAFVSAVRSLLSAGGRYVMLVFSDAEPGTWGPRRISRAEIRTALADGWQIESIEPVTMEVVGLPQHEVSCWLTLARAVD is encoded by the coding sequence ATGACTGTGACTCCACCGACCCCTGCCGACGGTTGGGACGCGACCTACCAGGCAACACCGCCGTGGGACATCGACCGCCCCCAACCAGCCCTCGCGGCGTTCGCCACCGCGGGTGGCCTGCACGGCCGGTTGCTCGACGTCGGCTGCGGCACCGGCGAGCACGTGCTGCTGGCCGCGTCGCTCGGCCTGGACGCGACCGGCGTCGACATCGCGCCGACGGCGATCCGGCTGGCGCAGCAGAAGGCCGCGGCGCGGGGTGTCACCGCGGCCCGCTTCGTCCTGGGCGACATCCTCTCGCCGACGACCCGGGCGGAGCTGGGCGGCCCGTACGACACGATCACCGACTCCGGGGTGTTCCACACCTTCACCGACGACGACCGCCCGGCGTTCGTCTCCGCCGTGCGGTCGCTGCTGTCGGCGGGCGGACGGTACGTGATGCTGGTCTTCAGCGACGCCGAGCCCGGCACGTGGGGGCCGCGGCGCATCAGCCGCGCCGAGATCCGCACCGCGCTCGCCGACGGCTGGCAGATCGAGTCGATCGAGCCGGTGACGATGGAGGTCGTCGGTCTCCCGCAGCACGAGGTGAGCTGCTGGCTGACGCTCGCCAGGGCGGTGGACTGA
- a CDS encoding NUDIX hydrolase, protein MSSEIPLYRRDPQAWRDHLAEGNRTQPRKRVGADVLFRDATGKVLIVEPSYKPYWDLPGGMANANEPPLGAAIREVREELGLSWPGGRLLAVDWVPPHDPWDDSLMFIFDGGILPVEVIDSITRLDGELTSHSFVAPSSAEQMLSERLARRIAAALDALASGQVAYLHDGGQ, encoded by the coding sequence GTGAGCTCCGAGATCCCGCTCTATCGACGCGACCCTCAGGCATGGCGCGACCATCTCGCCGAGGGTAACCGGACCCAGCCCCGGAAACGTGTCGGCGCGGACGTCTTGTTCCGCGACGCGACGGGGAAGGTCCTGATCGTCGAGCCGAGCTACAAGCCTTACTGGGATCTTCCAGGTGGCATGGCGAACGCCAATGAACCGCCGCTCGGTGCGGCCATCCGCGAGGTTCGCGAGGAGCTTGGACTGTCCTGGCCTGGCGGCCGCCTACTGGCCGTCGACTGGGTGCCCCCGCATGACCCATGGGATGACAGCCTCATGTTCATCTTCGACGGCGGAATCCTGCCGGTGGAAGTCATCGACTCGATCACTCGTCTGGACGGGGAACTCACTTCCCACAGTTTCGTGGCCCCCAGTTCGGCCGAGCAGATGCTGTCTGAACGACTCGCGCGGCGTATCGCGGCAGCGCTGGACGCGCTCGCTTCAGGCCAGGTCGCCTACCTGCACGACGGGGGGCAGTGA
- a CDS encoding ATP-binding protein has translation MIGPSRSPGILRLVTRRDGDGVIAEIGDDGPGMPPAVLAHAFEAFYTTKDVGRGTGLGLDIARRLRRGDIMMVMRSPRKAGRQALVMSVLWRVLVWLLVSTVLACAIGGWALPEGDPLFRVGAIAFAVIFGYIAIRFELMMRSAGRSDQED, from the coding sequence ATGATCGGGCCGAGCCGGTCACCGGGCATCCTGCGGCTGGTCACCCGCCGGGACGGCGACGGCGTGATCGCCGAGATCGGCGACGACGGCCCGGGTATGCCACCGGCCGTGCTGGCGCATGCCTTCGAGGCGTTCTACACGACCAAGGACGTCGGCAGGGGTACGGGTCTCGGGCTCGACATCGCCCGCCGGCTGCGTCGAGGCGACATCATGATGGTCATGCGGTCACCCCGGAAGGCCGGCAGGCAGGCCCTTGTCATGTCGGTCCTGTGGCGAGTGCTCGTCTGGCTGCTGGTGTCGACCGTTCTGGCGTGCGCGATCGGCGGCTGGGCGCTGCCGGAGGGCGACCCGCTCTTCCGAGTCGGTGCGATAGCGTTCGCCGTCATCTTCGGGTACATCGCCATCCGGTTCGAGCTGATGATGCGTTCGGCAGGGCGGTCGGACCAGGAGGACTGA